One genomic region from Ignavibacteriales bacterium encodes:
- a CDS encoding universal stress protein: MQISEITYKNILYTTEFSETWKEVFGHALGIAKQYKAKLTFLYVLNTELIDILTFDVGLARSSSINRKFTEAKDFTSNTRKKIIKKITSTFGKDCIKDINILVERGNPVKIILNVAEEQNCDLIVMGFKGKTAFDDATIGSTVNRVLHKSKIPVLVIHNI; the protein is encoded by the coding sequence ATGCAAATATCTGAGATTACATATAAAAATATTCTGTATACAACAGAATTTTCTGAAACCTGGAAAGAAGTGTTTGGCCATGCTCTGGGAATTGCAAAACAATATAAAGCTAAACTAACTTTCCTTTACGTGCTTAATACTGAATTAATAGATATATTAACTTTTGATGTAGGACTCGCAAGGTCATCCAGCATAAATAGGAAATTTACGGAAGCAAAAGATTTTACCTCTAATACCCGCAAAAAAATTATTAAGAAAATCACAAGTACCTTTGGTAAGGATTGCATAAAAGATATAAATATCCTTGTGGAAAGAGGAAATCCAGTAAAGATAATTTTAAATGTTGCTGAAGAACAAAATTGCGATTTGATCGTTATGGGATTTAAAGGCAAAACAGCATTTGATGACGCAACTATCGGAAGCACAGTAAACAGAGTTTTACATAAATCTAAGATTCCTGTTTTAGTTATTCATAATATTTAA
- a CDS encoding substrate-binding domain-containing protein has protein sequence MKQRIFNNKKIINQLSALFLIALLTISFGCNQSDDGIKDKKTIVITMIAKSSANPVFITAKTGALKTAEALNEKYSKLKVVIDWRTPENESASGQAEIIRDVVKNLTKAIIVSCSDEDTLTQAINYAVDKGIPVMTFDSDAPNSKRFAFYGPDDLEMGKKLMNELAGLIDKKGKIAILGGNKTANNLQERVRGIKSAAADYPGIEIIGTYYHPETEADAIAIMTEVIKAHPDLKGWVMVGSWAFFGEKLKSIIEPGKIKIVAVDALPVQLEYIEKNYVQVLLGQPTFTWGEITVQTVIDKIYLKKKVEKIIRLNTIPVTIKNLGGWSRQLRAWGYTEISEKYLIM, from the coding sequence ATGAAACAAAGAATTTTTAATAATAAAAAAATAATCAATCAGCTGTCTGCTTTATTCTTAATTGCTCTATTAACAATATCATTTGGCTGCAATCAATCTGATGATGGAATAAAAGATAAAAAGACAATTGTTATCACAATGATAGCCAAGAGCTCAGCAAACCCTGTATTTATAACAGCAAAAACCGGCGCATTAAAGACAGCAGAAGCTCTTAACGAAAAATACAGTAAGCTGAAAGTTGTTATTGATTGGCGGACACCTGAAAATGAAAGTGCTTCAGGACAGGCTGAAATAATACGTGACGTTGTTAAAAATCTTACTAAAGCTATTATTGTTTCTTGTTCTGATGAAGATACACTAACACAGGCAATTAATTATGCAGTCGATAAAGGTATACCGGTTATGACTTTTGACAGTGATGCTCCTAATTCCAAGCGATTTGCATTTTATGGTCCTGATGATTTAGAGATGGGTAAAAAGTTGATGAATGAATTAGCAGGATTGATTGATAAGAAAGGCAAAATCGCAATTCTGGGAGGAAACAAGACTGCCAATAATCTTCAAGAAAGAGTTAGAGGAATAAAGAGTGCCGCTGCTGATTACCCCGGTATTGAAATAATTGGCACATATTATCATCCCGAAACAGAAGCTGATGCGATTGCTATAATGACTGAAGTTATCAAAGCTCATCCAGATCTGAAGGGTTGGGTTATGGTAGGAAGCTGGGCTTTCTTTGGAGAAAAATTAAAAAGCATTATTGAACCCGGCAAAATAAAAATTGTAGCTGTTGATGCACTTCCTGTTCAACTCGAGTATATCGAAAAGAATTATGTTCAGGTATTATTAGGCCAACCAACATTCACCTGGGGTGAAATAACTGTTCAAACAGTGATAGACAAAATTTATTTGAAGAAGAAGGTAGAAAAAATAATCAGACTGAATACAATTCCGGTAACTATTAAAAATCTAGGCGGCTGGTCCAGACAATTAAGGGCATGGGGTTACACAGAGATATCCGAAAAATATTTAATAATGTAA
- a CDS encoding MFS transporter: MSSKESHKTAEKDKIPNGQKFAYGLGSIVNNLLGGAIGYMSIVLNVGLGINPALVGTLQAIPRLTDALTDPIMGYISDNTRSKYGRRRPYIFIGAILVGLTFALMWQLPEGYSEMFYFWFFLIGSIIFYLFYTMFATPWVALGYELTSDYHERTRLMGVMNFMGQFAWITLPWFYAFMENDRFFSDSVQGARTLAIIIGVFVAVVGIMPAIFTREKFVGEDKEVKIKNKFVEGLKKNIALFFKGLLITIKRVEFLKLCSGTFFLFNGIMLVGAFSSYITIFYVCGGDKGMGAKYMGLFGTVTTISTLAAIAGVTWISSKIGKRKTFIIATSIMMFGSLLKWFCYDPMVPWIVVIPAPFIAVGMGALFTLMGSMIADVCDLDELETGERREGMFGSIYWWMVKLGMAIAFGISGFLLNGTGFIVDYGGAQTSSTFFWMRVVDVGIPAVGALIAIFSVASFKITEERSYEIRSELEKRRNKTINVEKIAPNI; encoded by the coding sequence ATGAGCAGCAAAGAAAGTCATAAAACAGCAGAGAAGGATAAAATACCTAACGGGCAAAAGTTCGCTTATGGTTTAGGATCCATTGTAAATAACTTGCTCGGGGGTGCAATTGGATATATGTCAATTGTACTTAATGTAGGTTTGGGAATTAATCCCGCACTTGTTGGCACACTTCAAGCTATTCCTCGATTGACTGACGCGCTGACAGATCCTATAATGGGATACATTTCAGACAATACCCGCTCAAAATATGGAAGACGCAGACCGTACATTTTCATAGGTGCCATATTAGTCGGGTTGACATTTGCTTTAATGTGGCAGCTGCCTGAAGGCTACAGCGAAATGTTTTACTTCTGGTTTTTCCTTATTGGTTCAATCATCTTCTATTTATTTTATACGATGTTTGCAACACCCTGGGTTGCACTAGGTTATGAGCTTACCTCTGATTATCATGAACGAACACGCTTAATGGGCGTAATGAATTTTATGGGACAGTTCGCATGGATAACACTTCCGTGGTTCTATGCATTTATGGAAAATGATAGATTTTTCTCTGATTCAGTACAAGGTGCACGAACACTTGCGATTATAATCGGAGTCTTTGTTGCTGTGGTTGGTATTATGCCTGCGATATTTACGAGAGAAAAATTTGTTGGAGAGGACAAAGAGGTAAAAATAAAGAACAAATTTGTGGAAGGCCTAAAAAAGAATATTGCGCTTTTCTTTAAGGGGTTACTAATAACAATTAAACGAGTCGAATTTCTAAAGCTTTGTTCGGGCACATTTTTTCTGTTTAATGGGATTATGCTCGTTGGAGCATTCAGTTCTTACATTACAATATTTTATGTATGCGGTGGGGATAAGGGTATGGGTGCTAAATACATGGGTTTGTTTGGAACAGTTACGACAATTTCAACTTTAGCTGCAATAGCAGGTGTCACCTGGATTTCGTCCAAGATCGGTAAAAGAAAAACATTTATAATTGCTACATCTATAATGATGTTCGGCAGCCTTTTAAAATGGTTCTGTTATGATCCAATGGTTCCCTGGATAGTAGTTATACCAGCACCTTTTATTGCAGTTGGAATGGGTGCACTGTTTACTTTAATGGGATCAATGATAGCAGATGTATGTGATCTTGATGAGCTTGAAACCGGCGAAAGACGTGAAGGTATGTTCGGATCAATTTACTGGTGGATGGTAAAACTTGGAATGGCTATAGCATTTGGAATTTCAGGTTTTCTGTTGAATGGTACCGGTTTCATTGTTGATTATGGTGGTGCTCAAACTTCCAGCACTTTTTTCTGGATGAGAGTAGTTGATGTTGGTATACCTGCAGTCGGTGCACTGATCGCAATTTTCTCTGTTGCTTCTTTCAAAATTACCGAAGAGAGATCTTATGAAATAAGAAGCGAATTAGAAAAGCGCAGAAATAAAACGATCAATGTTGAAAAAATAGCTCCGAACATTTGA
- a CDS encoding glycoside hydrolase family 16 protein — MKTNNKYGLMLLVCALILISVPSCDNPLDPPAPSWQLVWQDDFDGPQGQSPDSANWAFDVGAGGWGNQELQYYTNRQENVSLDGTGNLVITAKRESFGGQPFTSARIKTQGLFEQTYGRFEARIKLPWGPGIWPAFWLLGSGVETVGWPQCGEIDIMEFRGQQTNLINGTVHGPGYSGGSSITKTFGFQNDRFDKDFHLFAVEWGENYIRFYVDDVLYQEIKPGDLPGDWVFDTPFFIILNVAVGGNYVGFPTSETPFPQSMVIDYIKVYKGS, encoded by the coding sequence ATGAAAACCAATAATAAATACGGTTTAATGCTTTTGGTTTGTGCACTAATACTTATTTCAGTTCCATCATGTGATAATCCTCTTGACCCTCCAGCTCCCAGCTGGCAGCTCGTCTGGCAGGATGATTTTGATGGACCTCAGGGTCAAAGTCCTGATTCAGCCAATTGGGCTTTCGATGTTGGAGCAGGTGGTTGGGGAAATCAGGAATTGCAGTATTACACAAACCGCCAGGAGAATGTATCTCTTGATGGAACAGGTAATTTGGTAATTACAGCCAAAAGAGAATCTTTCGGCGGTCAGCCTTTTACTTCTGCAAGAATAAAAACACAAGGTTTATTTGAACAGACTTATGGCAGGTTTGAAGCAAGAATAAAATTGCCATGGGGACCAGGCATTTGGCCTGCCTTCTGGTTATTAGGTTCTGGTGTAGAAACAGTCGGTTGGCCTCAATGCGGTGAAATTGATATTATGGAATTTCGTGGTCAACAAACCAATCTTATAAACGGAACCGTTCATGGTCCCGGATATTCAGGCGGAAGTAGTATTACAAAAACTTTTGGTTTTCAGAATGATCGGTTTGATAAGGATTTTCATCTCTTTGCAGTTGAATGGGGTGAGAATTACATCAGATTTTATGTAGATGATGTCCTCTATCAGGAAATTAAGCCTGGGGATTTACCGGGCGACTGGGTGTTTGATACACCTTTCTTTATAATTCTTAATGTGGCTGTTGGTGGCAACTATGTTGGCTTCCCAACAAGTGAGACTCCTTTTCCGCAGAGTATGGTAATCGATTACATAAAAGTTTACAAGGGATCTTAA
- a CDS encoding ROK family transcriptional regulator, with protein sequence MHRITSTAETQIYQQSEFSLKDSVLRLIWREHQISRAEISRQLDLSRSTVTEIVKELLATDLIAEVGIGKSSGGRKPIVLEFQDDAKVILGIDIGATHVSVAMTNLRGKLLFWKEKEYPVREDPDGTHRIIDELCNECFSSLKYNSKMLLSIGVSVPSPVDPIRPEYLSETIIPSWHGKSGLERFREKFGVPVYMDNDANLGALAEHWWGAGKNVNDLIYIKISSGIGAGYIFGGKLYRGSRGIAGELSHMSIDPNGRLCGCGLRGCLSTVVSIWALQERVNTLATLFPNSSLLNGKLSLIDIEDAALAGDQLALQVVMEAANYLTIAVTSLVNLMNPDMIIIGGSLSRLGDLVLNSIQEKMDKTALVNTLSKTQLRNSMLGSKGIAIGAATLAIEQAFIDPRILRKNIVPAVIK encoded by the coding sequence ATGCACAGAATAACCAGCACTGCTGAAACTCAGATATATCAGCAAAGTGAATTTTCACTTAAAGATTCTGTGTTAAGATTAATCTGGCGTGAACATCAAATCTCACGAGCCGAGATTTCACGCCAGTTAGATTTATCAAGATCAACTGTTACCGAAATAGTCAAAGAATTGCTAGCTACAGATCTAATTGCTGAGGTAGGTATTGGAAAATCCAGCGGAGGAAGAAAACCGATCGTGCTTGAATTTCAGGATGATGCAAAAGTAATACTGGGTATTGATATTGGTGCAACCCACGTTTCTGTTGCGATGACAAATCTTAGAGGAAAATTACTTTTCTGGAAAGAAAAAGAATACCCTGTTAGAGAAGATCCAGATGGTACGCACAGAATAATAGATGAGCTCTGTAACGAATGCTTTTCATCTTTGAAATATAATTCTAAGATGCTCTTAAGTATTGGAGTATCAGTACCAAGCCCTGTTGATCCTATTCGTCCAGAATATTTATCCGAAACAATAATTCCTTCCTGGCATGGAAAAAGTGGACTTGAAAGATTTCGTGAAAAGTTCGGCGTACCTGTTTACATGGATAATGATGCAAACTTAGGTGCACTTGCTGAACATTGGTGGGGAGCAGGAAAAAATGTTAATGACCTTATTTATATTAAAATATCCAGTGGAATTGGTGCTGGTTACATCTTCGGAGGTAAACTCTATCGTGGATCCAGAGGTATTGCAGGTGAATTGAGCCATATGTCAATTGATCCAAACGGTAGATTGTGCGGCTGTGGATTAAGAGGCTGTTTGTCTACTGTAGTTTCTATTTGGGCATTACAAGAAAGGGTTAATACGCTTGCTACACTCTTTCCTAATAGTTCCTTATTGAATGGAAAATTGAGTTTGATTGATATAGAAGATGCTGCTTTAGCAGGTGATCAATTGGCTTTGCAGGTGGTTATGGAGGCAGCAAATTATTTAACCATAGCTGTTACAAGTCTTGTCAATTTAATGAATCCGGATATGATAATAATCGGCGGTAGTTTATCGCGTCTTGGAGATTTAGTTCTTAATTCAATCCAGGAAAAAATGGATAAAACTGCTCTTGTAAATACGCTTAGTAAGACTCAATTACGGAATAGTATGCTCGGTTCAAAAGGAATAGCCATAGGTGCAGCAACATTAGCTATTGAACAAGCTTTTATAGATCCCAGAATTCTTAGAAAGAATATTGTTCCAGCTGTTATCAAATAA
- a CDS encoding Ig-like domain-containing protein: protein MIKKNIFYSIITIFTIISALFFASCERDPNVLEPANYPDVPEVFIDGFSAGLNYAAFGGSKVTAFDVDKEVKYKGTASMRIEVPDFEDPMGAYAGGAYFTEAGRNLTGYDALTFWAKSSLPANIDIVGIGNDLGLSRNLATITGLAVNTNWKKYIIPIPDASRFKEESGMFFYSEGPENNLGYTIWFDEVKFEKLGTIAHPRPYILNGQDQNTIATIGQTLSIGDIYVLFNMPDGTDERVNVSPSYFTFTSSDESVATVNENGQITILAMGSAKITAAFGSKNAVGSITVNVEELPVPAPVPTVPSADVISLFSNAYTNVPVDTWATGWLYSTAVLQEIQINGDDVKLYTNLNFNGIEFASQTIDATQMTRFHMDIWTPDPTTPPAAFKVLLVDFGADGVFGGGDDVSHELTFTANTNPGLTTKQWVQIDVPLSAFTGLTTKAHLAQLVISGDLPTVYVDNVYFYKQGGGTGNEPTTPAPTPTYPAGNVISLFSDAYTNVPVDTWRTDWSSAVLTDVNIAGNPTKKYSQLDFVGIETVNNQLDISSMTNFHIDVWSPDFTLFGVKLVDFGADGAFGGGDDVEHQVDFNSPVKGGWVSLDIPLSDFTGLTTKNHIAQYILIGQPTGTTTVYVDNVLFHR, encoded by the coding sequence ATGATTAAGAAAAATATTTTTTATTCGATAATAACTATCTTCACAATTATTTCGGCGTTATTCTTTGCAAGTTGTGAAAGAGATCCCAACGTTTTAGAGCCTGCAAATTATCCGGATGTTCCTGAAGTATTTATTGATGGATTTAGTGCCGGTCTTAACTATGCTGCTTTTGGCGGATCAAAAGTAACTGCATTTGATGTTGATAAAGAAGTAAAGTATAAAGGCACAGCTTCGATGCGTATTGAAGTTCCTGATTTTGAAGACCCCATGGGAGCTTATGCAGGTGGAGCATATTTTACTGAAGCCGGAAGAAATCTTACAGGCTACGATGCATTAACTTTTTGGGCCAAATCAAGTCTTCCTGCAAATATAGATATTGTTGGAATTGGCAATGACCTTGGACTATCAAGAAATCTGGCCACTATAACCGGATTAGCCGTTAACACCAATTGGAAAAAGTATATTATTCCAATACCTGATGCAAGCAGGTTTAAAGAAGAAAGTGGAATGTTCTTTTATTCCGAGGGACCTGAAAATAATCTCGGCTATACAATATGGTTTGATGAAGTAAAGTTTGAAAAACTTGGAACAATTGCTCATCCAAGACCATATATATTAAACGGGCAAGATCAAAATACTATAGCAACTATTGGTCAGACTCTTAGCATTGGGGATATATATGTTCTTTTTAATATGCCTGATGGAACAGATGAAAGAGTTAATGTTTCACCCAGTTATTTTACTTTCACTTCATCGGATGAATCAGTAGCGACAGTTAATGAAAACGGACAGATAACCATACTGGCAATGGGTTCTGCTAAAATAACTGCTGCATTTGGTTCAAAGAATGCTGTAGGTTCAATTACAGTAAATGTTGAGGAACTTCCTGTTCCCGCACCAGTTCCTACAGTACCTTCCGCAGATGTTATTTCATTATTTAGTAATGCCTATACAAATGTACCAGTTGATACCTGGGCAACAGGATGGCTCTATTCAACTGCTGTCTTACAAGAGATTCAAATAAACGGCGATGATGTAAAACTATATACAAACCTTAACTTTAATGGTATCGAATTCGCATCACAGACTATTGATGCAACCCAGATGACACGGTTCCATATGGATATCTGGACTCCGGACCCAACAACCCCGCCGGCGGCATTTAAAGTTTTGTTAGTTGATTTTGGCGCAGACGGAGTTTTCGGTGGTGGAGATGATGTATCTCATGAACTTACCTTTACAGCAAATACCAATCCTGGTTTAACAACTAAACAGTGGGTTCAGATTGATGTTCCTCTTTCAGCCTTTACCGGATTAACGACAAAAGCACATTTAGCTCAATTAGTAATCTCTGGAGATCTTCCTACAGTTTATGTTGATAATGTTTATTTCTATAAGCAAGGAGGAGGAACTGGTAATGAACCAACAACACCGGCACCTACACCAACTTATCCCGCAGGAAATGTTATCTCCTTATTTAGTGATGCATATACAAACGTTCCAGTGGATACTTGGAGAACTGATTGGTCATCCGCAGTTCTTACAGATGTGAACATTGCAGGAAATCCTACTAAGAAATACTCACAACTAGATTTTGTTGGAATTGAAACTGTAAACAATCAATTAGACATTTCAAGTATGACGAATTTCCACATTGATGTTTGGTCTCCTGATTTTACATTATTTGGTGTTAAACTGGTCGATTTCGGAGCAGATGGAGCTTTTGGAGGTGGAGATGATGTTGAACATCAGGTGGATTTCAATTCACCAGTTAAAGGAGGATGGGTAAGTCTAGATATTCCGTTAAGTGATTTTACAGGACTTACAACAAAGAACCATATAGCTCAATATATATTAATTGGTCAACCAACTGGTACAACAACTGTTTATGTAGATAATGTACTTTTTCATAGATAA
- a CDS encoding glycosidase — protein sequence MTFIRLNFNRIKLLLFIFSITLTTVSAQVERVSIVNNEKGSKLQIDGKDFFIIGMNWDYFPIGTNYTYSLWTQPDDFIKAALDREMALLKNMGVNAIRQYVGIQPKWIEYIYKNYGIYTILNHSFGRYGVTIDGVYIQNTDYADPQTREQILNEVKSLVTEYKNVPGLLMWLLGNENNYGLFWGGAETEDIPEGETLESVRAKHMYNLFNEGIKEIKKIDSDHPVAICNGDALFIDIIAEEVTDLDVLGMNAYRGVSFTDAFQTVKEKLNVPLMFTEFGSDAFNEVEMREDQMMQTKYLLGNWKEIFENAFGNGKAGNSIGGMTFQFSDGWWKYLQDSNLEVHDTHASWSNGGYSEDYIEGENNMNEEWFGICAKGPTDAKGFYQLYPRAAYYALKDVNKINPYDDKVDARLIEDYFNKLIPTEYLLKARGDNAALESSQNSLLRLSGLWMKLETYSTGGDKISTPDDRVEGNIANPVYPAFLGFDHMESFFAEFEANPAPNISGKLALNVLGNVPDNPINEIFYENRGRPVTIPTENGESTLSGLERVQVYRASVEWDHKLFKLNGFYRTGHYHWGYEGDFFGLYPESNYGPNIDIYNAKAPNGFEIAGKDFLDGFKIAFGPELWWGANPAILLKYQKKFGSLNVAGIYHEDLDQAPQTVSSFAVPVPATRRATLYLGYKYDIFGVEVGGIWSGSTKEDEVFQIVTGSKGNYTTLQDKIKSSDAFGGKIKFTVQSGRWNWYGEGAVQGLVADGGVNQALTFTGWRLKSSGLGNNYNFLTGLAVTLGDFQIAPNLLWQKPIEGPIPGDVPAPGRPRNILSDPFAVLGNRETTAGELLITYDPTPATWFYAWDSDESEDAKFAFNAGYIFRHQPTTRDASIGILADGRTIFAFPGAPPARDLWEVYTRIVSKLSPGLGLIANLYGGLGQANGSDARLIERYGGDIRFVMKQIKIITQVKVNDWGPYDYHRDFNLTYPLQLVLDLSTNLGMTEWFDLPQTRFGVIGTWRSLDKYSPRYCPTTNLNVLGEPVCDPKAPGFSDGSEWEIRTYLHFNLGM from the coding sequence ATGACCTTTATTCGACTAAACTTTAATCGGATCAAGCTTTTACTTTTCATCTTTTCCATTACACTAACAACCGTTAGTGCTCAAGTCGAACGGGTTTCGATTGTAAATAATGAGAAAGGATCGAAATTACAAATCGATGGCAAAGACTTTTTTATAATTGGAATGAATTGGGATTATTTCCCAATCGGGACCAATTATACATATAGTCTATGGACTCAACCTGATGATTTTATCAAAGCTGCACTTGATAGAGAAATGGCGCTCCTAAAAAATATGGGGGTAAATGCCATTAGGCAGTATGTTGGAATTCAACCCAAATGGATTGAGTACATCTATAAAAATTATGGTATCTATACTATTCTTAATCACTCATTCGGTCGTTATGGCGTAACCATTGATGGAGTGTATATTCAAAATACAGATTATGCTGATCCTCAAACCAGAGAGCAAATACTTAATGAGGTAAAATCTCTTGTTACTGAGTATAAGAATGTGCCGGGATTATTAATGTGGTTGCTCGGGAATGAAAACAATTATGGACTTTTCTGGGGCGGTGCAGAAACCGAGGATATACCAGAAGGTGAAACTTTGGAATCAGTAAGAGCTAAACACATGTATAATTTATTCAATGAAGGAATTAAAGAAATTAAAAAAATTGATTCCGATCATCCTGTCGCAATTTGTAATGGCGATGCACTTTTCATTGATATTATAGCTGAGGAAGTAACTGATCTGGATGTTTTAGGAATGAATGCTTACAGAGGTGTTTCGTTTACTGATGCTTTTCAAACCGTAAAGGAAAAGCTAAATGTACCGCTTATGTTTACTGAGTTTGGTTCCGATGCTTTCAACGAAGTTGAGATGCGTGAAGATCAAATGATGCAGACAAAATATTTATTGGGAAATTGGAAAGAGATTTTTGAAAACGCTTTCGGAAACGGTAAAGCGGGAAATTCAATAGGAGGTATGACTTTCCAATTTAGTGATGGTTGGTGGAAATATTTACAAGATAGTAATTTAGAAGTTCATGATACCCATGCTTCATGGTCAAATGGCGGATACAGCGAAGATTATATTGAGGGTGAAAACAATATGAACGAAGAATGGTTTGGAATATGTGCTAAAGGTCCTACAGATGCTAAAGGATTTTATCAGCTTTACCCAAGAGCAGCATATTACGCTCTAAAAGATGTTAACAAAATTAATCCTTATGATGATAAAGTTGATGCAAGGTTGATTGAAGATTACTTTAATAAATTAATTCCAACAGAATATTTGCTCAAAGCACGAGGCGACAATGCGGCACTTGAATCATCCCAAAATAGTCTTCTCCGTTTAAGCGGATTGTGGATGAAGCTTGAAACCTATTCTACAGGCGGTGATAAGATAAGTACACCTGACGATAGAGTGGAAGGAAATATTGCAAATCCTGTTTACCCTGCTTTTCTGGGTTTTGATCATATGGAATCATTCTTCGCAGAATTTGAAGCTAATCCCGCACCCAACATATCCGGTAAGTTAGCCTTAAACGTACTGGGCAATGTACCTGATAATCCAATTAATGAAATATTTTATGAAAATCGTGGAAGACCAGTAACAATACCAACTGAAAATGGTGAGTCAACATTAAGTGGGTTAGAGAGAGTACAAGTATATAGAGCAAGCGTAGAATGGGATCACAAATTATTTAAATTAAATGGATTTTATCGAACCGGTCATTATCATTGGGGATATGAAGGTGATTTTTTCGGCTTGTACCCTGAATCAAATTACGGACCTAACATTGATATATATAACGCTAAAGCTCCAAATGGTTTCGAAATAGCAGGTAAAGATTTTCTTGATGGATTTAAAATTGCATTTGGACCTGAACTATGGTGGGGTGCAAATCCGGCAATATTGTTAAAATATCAGAAAAAGTTTGGTTCGCTTAATGTTGCAGGTATTTACCACGAAGATTTAGATCAGGCACCGCAAACAGTCAGCTCGTTTGCAGTACCGGTACCAGCAACCAGAAGAGCAACTTTATACCTCGGATATAAATACGACATATTTGGTGTTGAAGTCGGTGGTATTTGGTCGGGCAGCACCAAAGAAGATGAAGTATTTCAAATAGTTACTGGCAGTAAGGGGAACTACACCACTCTTCAAGATAAAATAAAATCATCTGACGCATTTGGAGGCAAAATTAAATTTACGGTTCAAAGTGGAAGATGGAATTGGTATGGCGAGGGTGCTGTGCAGGGGTTGGTTGCAGATGGCGGTGTTAATCAAGCTCTTACTTTTACAGGTTGGAGACTAAAATCAAGCGGACTAGGAAATAATTATAATTTTCTTACCGGTCTAGCTGTTACACTTGGTGACTTTCAGATCGCTCCAAACCTTTTATGGCAAAAACCAATTGAGGGTCCCATTCCTGGTGATGTCCCTGCCCCGGGCAGACCAAGAAATATTTTATCAGATCCTTTTGCTGTATTAGGAAATAGAGAAACGACAGCAGGGGAACTATTAATTACTTACGATCCTACTCCAGCTACTTGGTTTTATGCCTGGGATAGTGACGAAAGTGAAGATGCTAAATTCGCTTTCAATGCCGGATATATTTTCAGACATCAGCCAACCACAAGGGATGCTTCTATTGGTATTTTAGCCGATGGCAGAACAATTTTTGCTTTCCCCGGTGCCCCTCCAGCTCGCGACTTATGGGAGGTTTACACAAGGATCGTTTCGAAATTGAGTCCGGGTCTTGGATTAATAGCTAACCTTTATGGAGGATTGGGTCAAGCAAATGGCAGCGACGCCAGACTAATTGAAAGATATGGTGGTGATATTCGCTTCGTTATGAAACAAATCAAGATCATTACCCAGGTTAAAGTAAACGACTGGGGTCCTTATGATTATCATCGGGATTTTAATCTGACTTATCCTCTTCAGCTAGTATTGGATCTTTCAACGAATTTAGGAATGACTGAATGGTTTGATCTTCCACAGACAAGATTTGGAGTTATTGGTACCTGGCGCTCATTAGATAAGTATTCTCCACGATATTGTCCAACAACAAACTTAAACGTTCTCGGTGAACCTGTGTGTGACCCGAAAGCTCCAGGTTTTTCGGATGGCAGTGAGTGGGAAATTCGGACATACTTACATTTCAACCTTGGCATGTAA
- a CDS encoding type IV toxin-antitoxin system AbiEi family antitoxin, with amino-acid sequence MNDISKATKINQLIRNWPKGTVKTVKELKFLGYTPQLLKIYSNSKWIELFSRGIYKLYNDEVSWQGVLFGFQKKLSMPTLHAGGKTALNLMGYSHYLSRNENKVFLFSDRKENIHYWLKKFNNVILKRNEVFNYTRPENIKLYNTGNFYIMISTPELAAMEMLYLIPNEQSFDEALKITEGLTTLRSQFIQSLLEECNSVKVKRLFLYMAEKSQHTWFKELDLTKLNLGSGKRVVVQNGVLDKKYHITVPREYAE; translated from the coding sequence ATGAATGATATATCAAAAGCAACAAAAATAAACCAGTTAATACGTAACTGGCCTAAAGGCACAGTAAAAACGGTAAAAGAATTAAAATTTCTTGGTTATACACCACAACTTCTGAAGATCTACTCTAATTCAAAATGGATAGAATTGTTTTCGAGGGGAATCTATAAACTATATAATGATGAGGTGAGCTGGCAAGGCGTATTATTTGGATTTCAAAAAAAGTTATCTATGCCAACACTTCATGCTGGTGGTAAAACAGCTTTGAATTTAATGGGATATAGTCACTATTTATCAAGGAATGAAAATAAGGTGTTCTTGTTTAGTGATAGAAAGGAAAATATTCATTACTGGTTAAAGAAATTTAATAATGTCATATTGAAACGAAATGAGGTGTTTAATTATACAAGGCCAGAAAACATCAAATTATACAATACAGGTAATTTTTATATAATGATTTCAACTCCAGAACTAGCAGCAATGGAGATGCTGTACCTTATACCAAATGAACAATCATTTGATGAAGCTTTGAAGATAACTGAGGGATTGACAACTCTTAGGTCTCAGTTTATTCAGAGTCTGCTTGAAGAATGTAATTCTGTAAAAGTGAAACGATTATTTTTGTATATGGCGGAGAAAAGTCAACACACGTGGTTTAAGGAATTGGATTTAACAAAGTTAAACTTAGGCAGTGGTAAAAGAGTAGTCGTACAAAATGGTGTGTTGGATAAGAAGTACCATATAACTGTACCGAGGGAATATGCAGAATGA